The genomic region AATCACATTATGTGCCACTGACGATTAGACCGGAAAACGCTCCTATTACTGACACCTAACCTCGCTAATGAAAACGAATGTCATATCACACCAATCAATAAGGGAATAGCTGCAGAACTTCTTACAGCCTGTATCAATCAATAGCGACATCGCAAAGAGTGATTTTGCAAGGAATTGTCATGGTCAAACTTTAGGTATGTCATGATTCTTGGCTTCGCACAGAGTATGATCGCCAAGCGTCTCTATCACTCGGCAATTTGCAATCCGCCCTCCTTTGCATTGCTCCACCATACGCTCAAGCTCGCGTCGAAGCGCCTGAAGTCGTTTTAGACGCCGATCAACATCCTCCAACTGTTTTTTTGCTATCGCATCCGCTGCCTCGCACGAGTATTCGGGATTGTCAGCAAGGCTTATCAAATCCCGAATGGTTTGCAATGGGAAGCCAAGCTCTCGCGCATGACGAATGAAACTAAGCCGTCTGATTGCTTCTTCGTCATACAGTCGTTGATTGCCTCCGGATCGGGATGGAGATGGCAAAAGGCCAATCTGCTCGTAATACCGAATTGTTTGCACCTTGCAACCGACGGCTTCAGCCGCGCGGCCGATTGTGAGCAAGTTCATCATTCTTATTTTCTCCTTGAACCTATAGCTACTAGAGATAGTACCTTTCGTGAGAATTGGGAATGTATCAAAGAGTTTTGAGACAATCATATCTGCCAGCTGCGATGATAACGAACCAAAATTCTAGGGTGCGTCAGAAGGTTTCCGCGACGCTATTGGAAATGTTGCCGTTTTGTTAGCAGCCAGCGGCGTCTTTGTTACAGGCACCGCATGGCCGGACTTGGTCGTCGCTGGCGTAACGACCAGGATTTTCCTTTGGTCAGCGTTGCAGATTATTACGCAGGCAGTTCGCGAAAGCCGATATTCCGTTGAAACTGATTCTGCCGACTAGGACAAATGATCAGATGCCTACCGTGCAAACACAAAAAAACGCTCTCTATATGGCTTGGTTAGTCGCGCTTGTATCTACTCTTGTCGCGCTATTCCTTGGCGAGATCATGGGACGGACACCGTGTGTTCTGTGCTGGTACCAGCGCATCGCAATGTTTCCCCTCACCATTATACTAGGTATTGCTGCCTACCTGTCTGACAACGCAGTTCGCCGTTATGCATTGCCGATAGCAGTGATTGGAGGCCTTGTAGCTCTGTGGCACAGTCTTTTGTTTTTGGGAATTATACCTGAGACGGTGCAACCCTGTTCACGAGGAGGACCGTCCTGTACCGGAAATGAGCAGACCTTGTTCGGAGCTTTGCCGTTACCGTTTCTTTCGGTCGCTGCCTTTGCCGCAATTATTCTTTTGCTCACCATTCCATTCAGAAAGGCCTCGACATGAACCGCCGAACCTTTGTAGCAGGTACTGCCGTCGTCGCTCTTGGTGCTTTTGCCGTCGGCGCGATGTTTTATCAACCTGTCAGTGACAACCTGTCGCCCCCTTTACCTTCGGACGCAAACAGCGCGCCACTTGTGCGACCGCACGCTCCTATGCTGGGCCCTGATGACGCGCCAGTTACCATTGTCGAATTTTTTGACCCTGCCTGCGAAGCGTGCCGGGCATTTTATCCCGTCGTCAAGGAAATCATGTCGACGTATCCTGACAAGGTGCGCCTGATACTTCGATATGCGGCGTTTCACCCAACATCGGAGGAAGCCGTTCGTATTCTTGAAGCCGCTCGGTTGCAGGGTAAATTTGAACCGGTTCTTGAACGCCTCATGGAAACTCAACCTCGATGGGCGCCCCATGGAAGACCTGCGGATAGCGCGTGGACAGTTCTGGATGGCACAGGTCTTGATATCCCAAAAGCAAAATCGGATGCGAAAATGCCCGATATTGTGGGAACGATGAACATGGATGCGATGGATGTCAGCGCAGTCGGCGTGAACAAGACGCCAACATTCTTCGTGAACGGGAAGCCGCTGACAGAGTTCGGTGCTCAACAACTGAATGATTTGGTCAAGGCAGAGGTGGAAAAAAATTGAAAACTGTACGCCTTACCCTTTGGGGAGCTGTCGTCGTTGCATCGGCAGCCTTTCTCTGGCTGTACACATCGCAGGGTAGCAATCAACGTTTTGTGAGTGAGTTATCGCAAAACACGGACACACTTCGTCCGGAATTTTCGCTAACCGATCACCAGGGAAATGCCGTCACGGAGCAAACTTATCGTGGCAAATGGCTTCTGGTTTTTTTCGGGTTTACCAACTGCCCGGATATCTGTCCGACGACACTTGGTGAACTTGCACAATTGATGGACCTGCTTGGCCCGGACGCCCAAAAGACCCAACCGTTGTTTATTTCAATTGATCCTGAACGAGACCGGGTAGAAACAATGGCAGAATACGTCTCTGCTTTTCATCCGTCCATCGTGGGGTTAACCGGGACCGAGACTGAAGTCACGGCGACGGCTAAATCTTTCAAGGCTTTTTTCGAGAAGCTGCCACAGGAAACTGCTCCGGATGGCTACACCATGGGTCACACTTCCGCAGTATATTTGATTTCGCCAGAAGGTGTATTTGTCCGTACTTACAGCTACGGAACGTCTCCGGAAAAAATTGCAGCAGACGTCCAACAGAGATTATGAGGTTCACTATGTCTCGAGTTTTATTCAACACTCTTTCGTCATTGTTATTCCTTCTGTTTGCATTTCCGGCGACTGCTGAGTCTGTTAGGGGTGGAGATCTGGTTGTTGAAGCACCTTGGGCCCGCGCTTCTATTGGTACATCTCGCCCATCAGCTGCTTATATCACGATCAGAAACGAAGGATCATCAGCCGACGTATTGACCGGCATTGAAACCGAAATTTCCAGCATGCCGGAAGTTCATGAGATAAAGACCAATGATAACGTTTCCACAATGTCGCCAGCTGGTCCGGTGGAAATACCCGCGAAGGATGCTGTTAAACTGGCTCCTGGAGGGTTGCATATAATGCTCATTGGGTTGCAAAGAGCGTTGGTAGAAGGTGAACGGTTTCCAATGACCTTGATTTTCGAGAAGGCAGGCCGGGTAAACGTGTCGGTTCCAATCTACAGTCTGGGTGCTTCAGGGCCTGAGGAATGATGCCTACTCAAGTATATGGTCTAACCGGTTTTGGAGTTATGGGGATCACGGCAATCATAATGCTTTTGGAGTGGCCTTTTTCCCGAAACCCGGACATCAAAGAACAGAATGTGTCGGCATCCGCCGCAGCGTTCCTTGATACTGATCATGCCCAGCGGGAAGATACAAGTCCAGAACAGACATCCATCCGGCAAGAGGCGACCAAAATGACCATACCTCTGGTTCTGGCCCCCGGGGATACGCTGCTGGGCGTGCTGACCGAAGCCGGCATTCCCACTAGCGAAGCATATGCGGCTATAAACAGGCTGAAGGGATTGATTGACCTCCGTACGCTAAAGGTGGGGCAAAGACTGGATTTGATTGTCAGTATAGTCTCCGAAAAAGCGAAAGAACGCCGCCTCGAAAATTTGACTCTGCTACCCGAGACAGATCGTCTGATTTTTGTCCAGCGCACCAGTTCCAATAGTTTTGATGCACAAACCCAACAAATCAAACATTCCGCCAGATTGATATCTGTTTCAGGCGTGGTGGATACCAGTCTTTACGAAGCAGTACGCAAACAAGAAGTACCACAGTCTATTCTGTTGCAATTATATGATGTTATGGGGCTGGCCGTCGATTTTCAACGCGATATTCGCGAAGGTGATCGCTTCGCGCTGGGCTATGAAAGATTTGATGATGGCGATTATGAGCAAGCTCATCCCGGGAAGCTAAGTTACGTCTCTGTTACCCTCGCCGACCGTAAACTGAGCTACTTCCGATATAAAACCAGAGAAGGCTTTACCGGCTTCTTCGATGCTAAAGGTAACAGCGTTCAAACGAACCTGATAAAGACCCCGGTTGATGGTGGACAACTTTCATCGCTGTTTGGCCAGCGAGAACATCCTGTGCTCGGTTACACACGGATGCACAAAGGTCTAGACTTTGCTGCCCCGCGGGGGACGCCGGTGCTCGCAGCAGGAGATGGTATTGTTACCCAGCTGAAACGCAAAGGAAGTTTTGGGAAATATATCAGTATCCGGCATGATAACAGATACTCCACAGCTTACGCTCATCTCAGCAAGTACAAGGACAACGTTGAGCAGGGGCGCCGTGTTCGGCAAGGCGAAGTCATAGGATATGTCGGCGCAACCGGCCTGGTCAGCGGTCCTAACTTGCACTACGAGGTTATGCAAGACGGTAAGCAGGTAAATCCGATGACCGTTGAGCTATCCTCACGACAGATACTGACAGATGACGAGCTTGCACGGTTCCGGCGGACCGCTAAACGATTGTTGCAGGATCTGAAAATCAAAGCTCCGAAAAATACAGCACAGGATGAGTCCTATATCCTGGAAGAGGGATGAGGCAATGGATAAGAACCGCAAATATCCGTTGCAGTTGCCTGTATTCGTCTTTTCCTTGGCGGGAGCCGCCTTTTTATCGGTAGTGGATCTGACGATAAAGTGGGCCGTAGAGACGATCATCATGGATCCGCCGCACCGTATTCCTCTCCTGCCCTTCTTCGATCTCGTCCTCGTCTTCAACCGAGGTGTCAGTTTCGGTCTTCTTGATGACCTTGGTCGTTGGGGCCCCATCGTTCTATCTGGCCTGGCGATTGGAATCGTCGGTGTCCTGATTATTTGGCTCTGGCGGGCGCAACGGATGAACGAGATCATCGGCATCACTTTGATCATTGGCGGCGCCATAGGGAATCTCATAGACCGTCTCTATGACGATGCAGTGACAGACTTTCTTAATCTTTACGTTGGTCAATACCATTGGCCCGTTTTCAATAGCGCAGATGTTTTCATTACGATCGGGGCATTGTGCTTGCTCTTACCCGACCTTGGAAAAAGAACGGATGTTGCACGTAAAAACTCCAGTTAGGCTGGAAAACAGAACCCATTTTAACGCCATATTAGAGGAGTAAACGATGCCTGTCTCAAGGCGTAAGATGGTTTGGACTGCTGCTGGAGCGGTCAGCATGCTCGTAGCAACTTTGCTGACGGGATGGTGGCGGGTGGATGGACCAGCTGCCCCTCAGCGTCAAACACGCATCAGCGCTTTGCCTCTTCCCTTTTCTGAGATGGATTTTCAACTGACAGACCATTCCGGCAGGAAAGTCGGCCCGGAAGATTGGATCGGTAGCCCCACACTCGTGTTTTTCGGGTTCACATATTGCCCCGATATTTGCCCGACGACCTTATCCGACATAACTCGCTGGCTCGAACAACTCGGAGAGGATGCCTCGCGGTTGCATGCGGTTTTCATCACGGTCGATCCTCAACGAGATACCGTTCAGGCAATGGCCGAATATGTTCGTAATTTCCATCCCTCCATCAAAGGTTATACCGGTCCTCTTGATGAAATCGATAAAGCGGCAAGGGCTTTTCGGGCCAAATACGAACGAGTTCCAACAGAAAACGGCTATACGATGAATCATACCGCAGGTGTTTTCGTCTATGACGCCGATGGAATTTTCGCTGGCGTTATCGATTTTCACGAGTCAAGGGACATAGCCGTTCCCAAAATCAGACAGGTACTGTGACTGTGACGAAGTGATATGGACGCCCGAACGGTTTGCCAGAAAGAACCGTTTCCAGATCAGAAGAATAGCAACGCCCTAACCATTATCAATGTCTCCGGCAGTCACTCCAATTTAGAGTCTGATTTCGCGGAGATGATAGCGATCTGGCAGCAACTGTCTTATCTCATTTGCTGATGGTATGAGTTTGGCTTTGGCAATGAAAATCGATGTGAGCCGGACAAATGGATAAGGTTGTGTTTCGCTATCTATCGTTACAATCCTTAACATCCAAGTCAGACCGGAACAACAACGAGTAGCGAAAGATTGCGGTTTCAAATTGGCGCTCCCAGGAATTAATAAAGGGAGAAGGATGATGGATAGTATCTGGCTGGTCCTCGGTCTAGCGCTATTTCCCGCCTTGGGGAACTTTAGTGGTGGTCTTGCCGCGGAGGTATCTCGAGTCACAGGACGCCATCTCAACTACGCTCTTCATGGGGCCGCTGGCCTTGTAATTGCTGTAGTGGCTGTTGAAATCATGCCACGTGCACTAGATAACCTTTCAGGCTGGGTAATAGCCGTTGCTTTTGCATTGGGTGGTATCGCCTACACAGGTATCGAGAAGTTCGTGGAGTCTCTCTACACGCGACGAGGCAAGCAGGAAGACAACAGTCAGACAAGTGTCTGGATGATCTATATCGCAGTGTCCATTGACCTGTTCAGTGATGGTCTTCTGATCGGAGCAGGGTCGGCAGTCTCGCCGTCGGTTGCAATAGTTCTTGCGACAGGACAAGTCCTCGCGGACGTTCCTGAAGGGTTCGCGACGATCGCCAACATGAAAGACAAAGGGATTTCCCGCAGCAAACGCCTGTTGATCTCTGCCTCCTTTGCAATTCCTGTACTCTCGGCGACCGTCTTCGCTTACTTCGTGCTCAGGAACCAATCAGAAGCGCTTAAACTAGC from Thalassospira indica harbors:
- a CDS encoding MerR family transcriptional regulator, encoding MNLLTIGRAAEAVGCKVQTIRYYEQIGLLPSPSRSGGNQRLYDEEAIRRLSFIRHARELGFPLQTIRDLISLADNPEYSCEAADAIAKKQLEDVDRRLKRLQALRRELERMVEQCKGGRIANCRVIETLGDHTLCEAKNHDIPKV
- a CDS encoding disulfide bond formation protein B, which codes for MAWLVALVSTLVALFLGEIMGRTPCVLCWYQRIAMFPLTIILGIAAYLSDNAVRRYALPIAVIGGLVALWHSLLFLGIIPETVQPCSRGGPSCTGNEQTLFGALPLPFLSVAAFAAIILLLTIPFRKAST
- a CDS encoding DsbA family protein gives rise to the protein MNRRTFVAGTAVVALGAFAVGAMFYQPVSDNLSPPLPSDANSAPLVRPHAPMLGPDDAPVTIVEFFDPACEACRAFYPVVKEIMSTYPDKVRLILRYAAFHPTSEEAVRILEAARLQGKFEPVLERLMETQPRWAPHGRPADSAWTVLDGTGLDIPKAKSDAKMPDIVGTMNMDAMDVSAVGVNKTPTFFVNGKPLTEFGAQQLNDLVKAEVEKN
- a CDS encoding SCO family protein, whose translation is MKTVRLTLWGAVVVASAAFLWLYTSQGSNQRFVSELSQNTDTLRPEFSLTDHQGNAVTEQTYRGKWLLVFFGFTNCPDICPTTLGELAQLMDLLGPDAQKTQPLFISIDPERDRVETMAEYVSAFHPSIVGLTGTETEVTATAKSFKAFFEKLPQETAPDGYTMGHTSAVYLISPEGVFVRTYSYGTSPEKIAADVQQRL
- a CDS encoding copper chaperone PCu(A)C → MSRVLFNTLSSLLFLLFAFPATAESVRGGDLVVEAPWARASIGTSRPSAAYITIRNEGSSADVLTGIETEISSMPEVHEIKTNDNVSTMSPAGPVEIPAKDAVKLAPGGLHIMLIGLQRALVEGERFPMTLIFEKAGRVNVSVPIYSLGASGPEE
- a CDS encoding M23 family metallopeptidase; amino-acid sequence: MMPTQVYGLTGFGVMGITAIIMLLEWPFSRNPDIKEQNVSASAAAFLDTDHAQREDTSPEQTSIRQEATKMTIPLVLAPGDTLLGVLTEAGIPTSEAYAAINRLKGLIDLRTLKVGQRLDLIVSIVSEKAKERRLENLTLLPETDRLIFVQRTSSNSFDAQTQQIKHSARLISVSGVVDTSLYEAVRKQEVPQSILLQLYDVMGLAVDFQRDIREGDRFALGYERFDDGDYEQAHPGKLSYVSVTLADRKLSYFRYKTREGFTGFFDAKGNSVQTNLIKTPVDGGQLSSLFGQREHPVLGYTRMHKGLDFAAPRGTPVLAAGDGIVTQLKRKGSFGKYISIRHDNRYSTAYAHLSKYKDNVEQGRRVRQGEVIGYVGATGLVSGPNLHYEVMQDGKQVNPMTVELSSRQILTDDELARFRRTAKRLLQDLKIKAPKNTAQDESYILEEG
- the lspA gene encoding signal peptidase II; translated protein: MDKNRKYPLQLPVFVFSLAGAAFLSVVDLTIKWAVETIIMDPPHRIPLLPFFDLVLVFNRGVSFGLLDDLGRWGPIVLSGLAIGIVGVLIIWLWRAQRMNEIIGITLIIGGAIGNLIDRLYDDAVTDFLNLYVGQYHWPVFNSADVFITIGALCLLLPDLGKRTDVARKNSS
- a CDS encoding SCO family protein, whose amino-acid sequence is MLVATLLTGWWRVDGPAAPQRQTRISALPLPFSEMDFQLTDHSGRKVGPEDWIGSPTLVFFGFTYCPDICPTTLSDITRWLEQLGEDASRLHAVFITVDPQRDTVQAMAEYVRNFHPSIKGYTGPLDEIDKAARAFRAKYERVPTENGYTMNHTAGVFVYDADGIFAGVIDFHESRDIAVPKIRQVL
- a CDS encoding ZIP family metal transporter; protein product: MMDSIWLVLGLALFPALGNFSGGLAAEVSRVTGRHLNYALHGAAGLVIAVVAVEIMPRALDNLSGWVIAVAFALGGIAYTGIEKFVESLYTRRGKQEDNSQTSVWMIYIAVSIDLFSDGLLIGAGSAVSPSVAIVLATGQVLADVPEGFATIANMKDKGISRSKRLLISASFAIPVLSATVFAYFVLRNQSEALKLAALTFTAGLLTIAAIEDMISEAHGSGEDTHISPLAFIGGFVLFVLVSEGLGSVMP